The following coding sequences are from one Coffea arabica cultivar ET-39 chromosome 11e, Coffea Arabica ET-39 HiFi, whole genome shotgun sequence window:
- the LOC113719621 gene encoding lipoyl synthase, chloroplastic-like isoform X1 has product MMIPAQYLTKSPTNPSPPPPPPLLYPSRHHSNTRVSVIKCESQSPLELKPDNSLNKTNFKATTTGAGAGAVGPPPPYPGGVGPYTGRDPNVKKPEWLRQKAPQGKKYDEVKDSLSRLNLHTVCEEAQCPNIGECWNGGGDGVATATIMLLGDTCTRGCRFCAVKTSRNPPPPDPMEPYNTAKAIASWGVDYIVLTSVDRDDLPDGGSGHFAETVKAMKMLKPDIMVECLTSDFRGDLDAVSALARSGLDVFAHNIETVRRLQRIVRDPRAGYEQSLSVLKHAKLAKEGMITKSSIMLGLGETDEELKEAMADLRAIDVDILTLGQYLQPTPLHLTVKEYVTPEKFTFWKEYGESIGFQYVASGPLVRSSYRAGELFVKTMVRDRARSTSSASST; this is encoded by the exons ATGATGATTCCTGCTCAATATCTCACAAAATCCCCCACCAatccttctcctcctcctcctcctcctttgtTATACCCTTCTCGTCATCATTCTAACACTAGAGTTTCCGTCATCAAATGTGAATCTCAATCCCCACTGGAACTAAAACCCGACAATTCCCTCAATAAGACGAATTTCAAGGCCACGACCACAGGTGCGGGTGCTGGTGCTGTGGGCCCTCCTCCGCCGTACCCGGGCGGAGTGGGGCCTTATACGGGGAGGGATCCGAACGTCAAGAAACCAGAGTGGCTGCGGCAGAAAGCTCCGCAGGGGAAGAAGTACGATGAGGTGAAAGATTCCTTGTCCAGGTTGAATCTCCACACTGTCTGCGAGGAAGCCCAGTGCCCTAATATCGGGGAGTGCTGGAATGGCGGCGGAGACGGCGTCGCCACCGCCACCATTATGCTGTTGGGGGATACCTGTACCCGGGGCTGTAGATTCTGCGCTGTCAAGACGAGTAGGAATCCGCCGCCTCCCGATCCTATGGAGCCTTACAACACTGCCAAGGCTATTGCTAGCTGGGG AGTGGATTATATTGTTCTAACCAGCGTTGATCGTGACGATCTACCTGATGGGGGGAGTGGCCATTTTGCTGAGACGGTAAAAGCAATGAAG ATGCTCAAGCCTGATATTATGGTCGAGTGTTTAACTTCCGATTTTCGGGGTGACCTAGATGCTGTATCTGCTCTAGCTCGCTCAGGCTTAGATGTTTTTGCCCACAACATTGAGACTGTCAGAAGACTTCAACGTATTGTTAGAGATCCCAGGGCTGG ATATGAACAAAGCTTGTCTGTTTTGAAACATGCAAAGCTAGCCAAGGAAGGGATGATAACTAAATCTTCAATTATGTTGGGACTGGGTGAAACTGATGAGGAATTGAAGGAAGCCATGGCAGACTTGCGTGCTATAGATGTCGATATTCTGACACTTGGACAGTATTTACAA CCAACTCCGTTACATCTTACTGTCAAAGAGTACGTCACCCCGGAAAAGTTTACCTTCTGGAAAGAATATGGAGAGTCTATTGGTTTCCAATATGTAGCTAGTGGACCCCTG GTTCGATCATCATATCGAGCTGGGGAGCTGTTTGTGAAGACTATGGTGAGAGACAGGGCAAGAAGCACATCTTCCGCATCTAGTACATAG
- the LOC113719621 gene encoding lipoyl synthase, chloroplastic-like isoform X2, with protein MMIPAQYLTKSPTNPSPPPPPPLLYPSRHHSNTRVSVIKCESQSPLELKPDNSLNKTNFKATTTGAGAGAVGPPPPYPGGVGPYTGRDPNVKKPEWLRQKAPQGKKYDEVKDSLSRLNLHTVCEEAQCPNIGECWNGGGDGVATATIMLLGDTCTRGCRFCAVKTSRNPPPPDPMEPYNTAKAIASWGVDYIVLTSVDRDDLPDGGSGHFAETVKAMKMLKPDIMVECLTSDFRGDLDAVSALARSGLDVFAHNIETVRRLQRIVRDPRAGYEQSLSVLKHAKLAKEGMITKSSIMLGLGETDEELKEAMADLRAIDVDILTLGQYLQVSANVQAILHHDF; from the exons ATGATGATTCCTGCTCAATATCTCACAAAATCCCCCACCAatccttctcctcctcctcctcctcctttgtTATACCCTTCTCGTCATCATTCTAACACTAGAGTTTCCGTCATCAAATGTGAATCTCAATCCCCACTGGAACTAAAACCCGACAATTCCCTCAATAAGACGAATTTCAAGGCCACGACCACAGGTGCGGGTGCTGGTGCTGTGGGCCCTCCTCCGCCGTACCCGGGCGGAGTGGGGCCTTATACGGGGAGGGATCCGAACGTCAAGAAACCAGAGTGGCTGCGGCAGAAAGCTCCGCAGGGGAAGAAGTACGATGAGGTGAAAGATTCCTTGTCCAGGTTGAATCTCCACACTGTCTGCGAGGAAGCCCAGTGCCCTAATATCGGGGAGTGCTGGAATGGCGGCGGAGACGGCGTCGCCACCGCCACCATTATGCTGTTGGGGGATACCTGTACCCGGGGCTGTAGATTCTGCGCTGTCAAGACGAGTAGGAATCCGCCGCCTCCCGATCCTATGGAGCCTTACAACACTGCCAAGGCTATTGCTAGCTGGGG AGTGGATTATATTGTTCTAACCAGCGTTGATCGTGACGATCTACCTGATGGGGGGAGTGGCCATTTTGCTGAGACGGTAAAAGCAATGAAG ATGCTCAAGCCTGATATTATGGTCGAGTGTTTAACTTCCGATTTTCGGGGTGACCTAGATGCTGTATCTGCTCTAGCTCGCTCAGGCTTAGATGTTTTTGCCCACAACATTGAGACTGTCAGAAGACTTCAACGTATTGTTAGAGATCCCAGGGCTGG ATATGAACAAAGCTTGTCTGTTTTGAAACATGCAAAGCTAGCCAAGGAAGGGATGATAACTAAATCTTCAATTATGTTGGGACTGGGTGAAACTGATGAGGAATTGAAGGAAGCCATGGCAGACTTGCGTGCTATAGATGTCGATATTCTGACACTTGGACAGTATTTACAAGTGAGTGCAAATGTGCAAGCTATTCTTCACCATGATTTTTGA